A genomic region of Glycine max cultivar Williams 82 chromosome 15, Glycine_max_v4.0, whole genome shotgun sequence contains the following coding sequences:
- the LOC106794224 gene encoding peroxidase A2 codes for MNSLRLTICCVVAVLGALPHFSFAQLDPSFYDSTCSNVSSIVREVLSNVSQSDPRILASLIRLHFHDCFVQGCDASILLNDTDTIVSEQSAAPNNNSIRGLDVVNQIKTAVENACPGTVSCADILALAAQISSDLASGPVWEVPLGRRDSLTANQTLANQNLPAPTFTIDQLINSFGNQSLNITDLVALSGAHTIGRAQCRFFVDRLYNFSNTGNPDPTLNTTLLQSLQGICPNGGPGTNLTNLDLTTPDTFDSNYYSNLQLQNGLLQSDQELLSANNTDIVAIVNNFIMNQTLFFENFKASMRKMGNIGVLTGSQGEIRSQCNSVNGNSSGLTTTATKESSQDSVVSSM; via the exons atgaattcccTTCGTCTCACTATATGTTGTGTGGTGGCAGTGCTTGGAGCACTACCACACTTCTCATTTGCACAGCTAGATCCTTCATTTTACGATAGCACTTGTTCAAATGTAAGTTCAATTGTACGTGAGGTGCTCTCAAATGTTTCTCAATCTGATCCCCGCATACTTGCAAGTCTCATCAGGCTCCATTTTCACGACTGTTTTGTTCAG GGGTGTGACGCATCAATTCTGTTGAACGACACGGATACGATCGTGAGCGAGCAAAGTGCAGCGCCAAACAACAACTCCATAAGAGGTTTGGATGTTGTGAACCAGATCAAAACAGCAGTGGAAAATGCTTGTCCCGGCACAGTTTCTTGTGCTGATATTCTTGCTCTTGCAGCTCAAATATCTTCTGATCTG GCTAGTGGTCCTGTTTGGGAAGTTCCATTGGGAAGAAGGGATAGTTTGACAGCAAATCAAACCCTTGCTAATCAAAATCTTCCAGCTCCTACTTTTACCATTGATCAACTTATCAACTCATTTGGTAATCAAAGCCTCAACATTACTGATCTAGTTGCACTTTCAg gtgCTCATACAATTGGTAGAGCTCAATGTAGATTTTTTGTTGATCGATTATACAATTTCAGCAACACCGGCAACCCAGATCCTACTCTAAACACAACTCTCTTGCAATCATTGCAAGGAATATGTCCTAATGGTGGACCTGGCACTAATCTCACTAATTTGGACTTAACCACTCCAGACACATTTGACTCCAACTACTACTCCAATCTTCAACTTCAAAATGGCTTGCTTCAGAGTGATCAAGAGCTGCTTAGCGCAAATAATACGGATATCGTTGCCATTGTCAACAATTTCATTATGAACCaaactcttttctttgaaaactttAAGGCGTCAATGAGAAAAATGGGCAACATTGGAGTGCTAACGGGATCACAAGGAGAAATTCGATCACAATGTAATTCTGTGAATGGAAATTCTTCTGGACTCACTACTACTGCCACCAAAGAATCATCACAAGATAGCGTGGTTAGCTCAATGTAA